The Pelmatolapia mariae isolate MD_Pm_ZW linkage group LG9, Pm_UMD_F_2, whole genome shotgun sequence genome has a segment encoding these proteins:
- the fam162a gene encoding protein FAM162B, protein MNFIRSRLSIGSLLGQRRHVIQTWSHRGMCNKMQETKVESSPAAPAHEPRPAFRVPGYRPSDMDKKMLIWSGRFKSADQIPETVSFEMIDAARNKIRVKAAYVMMAATIGACMIMVFLGKRALARHETLTALNIEKKARWREEHQKQSESVIALSDKAQ, encoded by the exons ATGAATTTCATCAGATCCCGCCTTTCCATCGGCAGCCTCCTCG GTCAGAGGAGACATGTCATTCAGACATGGAGCCACAGAGGGATGTGCAATAAAATGCAGGAGACCAAAGTGGAGTCCTCACCTGCAGCACCAGCACATG AGCCGCGTCCTGCATTCAGAGTCCCAGGCTACAGGCCCTCAGATATGGACAAGAAGATGCTGATCTGGTCAGGGCGCTTCAAGTCAGCAGACCAGATACCAGAGACTGTGTC GTTTGAGATGATTGACGCTGCCAGAAACAAAATCAGAGTAAAGGCTGCCTACGTGATGATGGCTGCCACGATAGGAGCCTGTATGATTATGGTGTTTCTGGGCAAAAGG GCTCTTGCCAGGCATGAGACCCTGACGGCACTAAACATCGAGAAGAAAGCCAGATGGAGGGAAGAACACCAGAAACAAAGTGAAAGTGTCATTGCCCTGTCTGACAAGGCTCAGTGA